The nucleotide sequence cGGAGACATCTACAACTTCCCCGTCCACGCCTTTGACAAAGCTCTGGAGCAGCAGGACGAAGAGAGCGAGTCcgagtctgaggaggaggaggaggaggaggatgaagaggaggaggaggaggtgatgaacAACACTCACATCGTGTCACAGCGTTTACACACAGTGAATCAGGAGTTTATATCTGGtcgtctctgtctgcaggacgTTGGGAAGAGAGAGTTTGTAGCAGAAGAAGAAGTGGAGGAGAGCGACCTGAGCGACTTCGAGGTAAATCACCAGAGATcagtctgtgttactgtggtacttttactcgTGAAGGATCTGGATACTTCCTCCTTAGATCTGGACCCGAGAGGTGGTAGCATCAGACGCAGCCAATGTCAACTCTGTGAATGAATAAATCCCTCTCACCTCAGCCGGGTCTTACAGCTGGCTCCACTTCCTGTGACTGtcgtttcaaattaaaagccctctgcagagtTGTGTAACTGCAACTTCATCACATTGCAGCTGctacaaacagcacagcagaaacactgcagacatgaaGCTGGCGTCTtgttcacagctcagttatgaaaCCCTACTGCTCCACGTCTCTCCTGTcgggctgctgacactgtcagtctgttttAACTCGCTGTATCTCCGTTAGTTTCTGTTTTAGCTgagcagctctcagcaggtagaactcacctgacaccagagctgagaggaTCAGAGAGGACGACAGGAACGAGCCgctctgtcctctgttttcTACCACGTCTAGAAGCTTCGTTTTCCGTTGAAAGCGAGCGTAGCATAGCATCAGCTAACCTGCTAATGTTCGCCCCACAGCAAACACTGAAagttctgtgtttatgtgtcaaaGTCATCAAAAGCATCTGATCTTGCTTCCTCGTTGTGGTCGTTGTGAGTCGATCCTGTGGTCTGGACATACAGTCCTGATCCAGCATGGACAACATGGTGGCCTGGGTTGCAGAGGCTGAATCCCACGCCTCATGGTCTCTTGCTGTCAACTAGTTTAGCCGTGTTACAGATTAACACTGTTATGATTTCCTGTAGGGCTGCACCTGAGTTTTGTCAGTCGACTCAAATTTGGATGTTCAATATAACGAATAGTCCTGGACACTCAGAGGCTCTGTGGGATTGGTCTGTGAGTGGAATCAGGAATTTCCCGACGGATACATCGAAGGGTCAGATCACAGATGGTATGaagattaaaaataatcaaaacatgTTGAATctggtttttgtttcttctcagGACATGAACAAGCTGAGAACGAGCAgcgatgaggaggaggaggacgaggaggagtcgagtgaagaagaagaggaggaggaggaggagatggaggtggagatgaAGGCCTCCAAATCTAAAGGCAAATCCCCGGCTAACGGCTCGGTGGTGAGGAAGAAGCGAGCATACGTGGAGATTGAGTACGAGCAGGAAACAGAGCCCACCTCCAAGAGCAGAACCACATCATGATGTCGGGCATCAGTCGAACCTTGAGCAGAGACTCTGGTCCACGTTAACGCCGACGCCTCACGGTGCGTTCACTGAGCTCGTTCATCACTGCAGGTGTTTTCCCATCACTCCCTCTCAGACTGTGACACCGAGCTCTTCTGTTCATgtttaaaaagacacagagtTTTCTCACAGGAGGTGGTTTCACTCACTGTTCGGGTGTTCGTCAAGGTCTCGGATCCTCTAAGACTCTGAACTGTCAGGGTTTGATGTTCTTTTATCAAACCTGAATCGTCTCTAGTCCTTTATTCTCTTTAAGTTCAGCTTCATCATTTCTCAAgtaaataaagttaataaacAATCAGAGATTGAGTTCAGATCTGTGATCAGCTGTCATTGGATGAGAAGCCAGAAATACTGAATAAACTGGTCTGATCATCAGACTACCCTGAATATAAGACTACTTTGAGGGTCGACTGAGTAACAACAGCTCAAACTGCATCCACAGGACTGTTGGATCAGACTGAGCTTAGTGTGTTTCACAATAAGACCGATCATCTTAACCTAATCTAGCCCCAGACTCAAAAAATACCCAGAATGCATGTAAAAGGTCAGTGCCAAAAATAACCATATGTCCATATGTTTTGATTGTATGTGTTCAGGTTTAGAGATATGActgagatttctgccttttTCACAGAAATATCCTGTGAAACTTCATCATAATGAAATTAACACAATAACTCAGCCTTGTTAAAAAATCTGAGCTTAACATATGACTTGTTTCTTGTCTGgaataaagaaacatttttagaaCCTGTTTCCCACAAAGTGCCATCTTTAGAAATACTCACAtcctttaaaggataactcagTATTTTTGAACATGGGTCTTATTTCCCATGTGTCTTCATGGTGTAAATGAGTGATGAGGAACATTGCCATCTACTGGTCTGGCATGAgtacttaattttttttcacaacacTGTGTGAACACTGAACTTTTTTATAACACAAAGGACAAACCTTTCCTGTGTAAACAGCCTAAATCTTTGTCCATCCTGATGATATCAGTCCAATCAACATGTTTGGTGACTGGCTGCTGAAAGTTGAAGAGCCTTATGAAAGGATCTGAACACCTTCCCCCTCCGACTGATACTTATCAcacttcactttcttttctggttttctgtAAACAGCTGGACTGAATATCTACGGCCTTGAGGAATCATTTCCCATGATTCTTGTGacccctgacctttcctcttaCACCTCTGAGACAAACTGTTTACgatgattattttctccatgTTCAGACATTTTGTCCTGAAACCAGAGAGATTcagtttaatttgatttatgacaaagaaaagcatcagatTCTCACAAGAGACACTGCAACAAAATAGATTTGAGATTTTTGCTTAAAATAGTTATTGGATTATCAAAATATTCACAGATCGATTTTCTGCGACAGAAAATAAACCGGTGTTGATTGTgtctaaagaaaaaacagaaataactgaGAGACTCGCggctgaaaaaaacagagaaatggtTTATTTTAGTAAATAGTGTGAGCTTTTCACTGCTGTACAACACTGGCATCTGTAGTTGGCACTCTTTAAAGGGACAATCCACCCAAAAACAGAATTCACACCCGTCATCACCTCCtcagtttgtcagtttctgctctTTTACCTGATAATAACTGCTGTCAGTTCTGTTCACAGGAggattttttctctttttaatcttttttttgcTCAATAACCCAAAAATACCAGTCTCTGGGACACACAGTACAAAATataacagagaggaggaaaaaactcAAATGAAAGGCACCCAAAGCCACAACAGACAGAAGTCAGCCGAACAACTGAAAACTACACAGACATGCAACTCACATCGATTTACACTGAGCTATATAGGCatgcaaaaacaacactgctCTGAACAGGGGCTGATcgacagcacacacacattcactccttcacacagtcactcattcacacacactacagatcaatgtttttctgtaaaatacGAACGGCATGTCGGCTCCTGAACAGACAACTACTCATGTCCACATCATGGAGACTAAAGATCCACCCAGACTCTGGTTTCGTCCcgaccccccaccaccacccaggAGGCTCACTACGGTCTGAACATCCCGTGCTTCACTGGGCCTGAGGACAGATGCATCGTGGGTAAGGCTCTCGACAACGCCTGGGTTAACAGTTAACGGAGCAGCAGAAGGAAAATGAGACGCCACAGCTGATTACTCTGCTTTCCCAGAAAACCAGATCGAGGCGAAGAAAGAGCGGACCAGGTGAGGTGATTAAAGGAGCATTTCAACCTGTTTTAACTGGAAATATTCTGCACTCAGAATCACTGGTGTcctttgtcatattttgttttaatgtgatcGCAAAGTGATTCAGGCTGCAACTAACgattattttcactgtcagttaatctgccaattattgtCAATTAATCATaatcagaaaacagtaaaaaaaaaaaaaaaaaaatcccagagcCCAAGTTGACCATGTCAAATGTCAACAGTCCAACAATCcccaaatattcagtttacgaTGAGACAAGAAGCAGCAagttctcacatttgagaaacgAATAATCAAATGTGACTTTTGTGTAAACAATGACCTAAATGATCAAGCATTTATCAGAATGTTTGCAGATTAATCGCTAATCGATTGTGATCTGAGAGAACCGTTTTCATAGCTGGTAACATTTAGATCCACGGAATACAAAACAGCATTTTTGTAATCTCTAGAAAACAGGTTCTCATTTGTCCTCTCTGGACGTGGGTGTTCTAGAATAAAAATGTGTGGGTTCCACGATGAAGACGCATGTTCCagaatgttttttaaatcatacgACAGATTCTAGAACAGGTGATGACAAAAAATTCAGGAACGCACACCACAGACTCTGGACTGAGAATGCCTAAAGTATATCCAAACCTGATTTGTTATAGAATCAGAATGTTTGGGTTCTGAGATGAAAAAGCTCTGGAATAATGTCTCCATGTTCTAGAATTCCACGTATTTTAGGACCCTTCTAGAGCAGAAATATTCTCATATTCTAGAATCCCAGACTCTAGACTATGAAAACAAATATCTAAACCCAATTTATTCTAGAATCAGAACGTGGGGGTTCCATGATAAGAAATTAATGTTTTCTAAACAAAGTTCTCCCTGTTCTAGAATCTGAAGCTGTGAATTAAAAGGAAACATGTTACACACATGTTTTGATTTGGGACACATTCCAGAGAATCAAACAACAGATTGTAGACCAGTAATGGAAGAGATTACATGCTGGATTCTAGAATCTGATCAGATGATTTAAATCTTTAGTAAAAATCACACTAGAGCGAGGATACATCCCCACCAGGTGTGTTCTCGATTCAGAACATGCAGTTCTATGATTAGAACGCCCGGTGTCGCAACAAGAGTCTCCATTTTCCAGAACCTGAAACTGTcagtttcagaaaaacaaacatgtcctTCCTTcagcaacattttgttttcagtcagaacGGGCTTCTCATCATATTTCCCAAAACTTCACAGACTGAACTTTCACATTCCAGGGTCTCCACGTTCTAGAATCAGAACGTGAAGGTTTTAAACACGTTCCACAGAATCAAGCAACAGATTCCAGAGCAGTGATGCAGGTGATCAAATTCTAGATTCCAAAACCAGGAGAACTGATCTCCCCAGCAGAACCCAACCCAGACTGTAACCATGAATGCTCTAGATCTGAATCAGCTGAGACCCAGAATGAAAAACACttcttgaaaacatttagtttcaGATCTTTGGGTCCCTTCAGGCACATGGGATGTGGATCAGGCAACCTGGCTGTTTATGCTTCAGGTGTTTGGTGGGTGGAGCTACATCAGCTAAAAGCAGAGAGGATTGTGGGGtgtgaaatgaatgagaatgTTTCTTCCAGCACCTGCAGACCAATCCTTTAAAACTTTTACAGGGAGCTGTAGAATGATTGCAAGGGACGAGAGATTTGTCAGTCAGCATAAAAACAATCCTACAGACCTAACGGGATCAAATCCTCTGTCACTTCACCTGAAATCTGAGTTTTAATGCAGCCACGAGCCTCCGACTGCTAACTGAGTAATATCCAGTTTACACAGGACAGAGAACAAGAGGTGAAATAAAACCAGAGAACAGATAATGGACAACAAGACGATCCGTATGTGCCAGCTGATATAAACACATGGACAAAGAAGTGGCTGTACAGCCTGATGATATGagaatagaaacagaaaaaaggggaaCAGCATTGATGGATGATTCACAAAAAAGAGGGAAAGTTTAGCTTTTAATTCAACTTAAAAATTGCCTGTTAGCATCGTTAGCATTCCTACTAAAACTGGAATCTCTGGACTAACTGGCTTTCTGTGGGCAGTTAACGATGCCAGATACCTTCACATTCACCAACGACGTGAAGGTTTTTCTATCAGCCTCTACAATGGTCTGATGTTAAGTCATTATGGGTCATGTAGGAATCAACACAGACAGGTAAAACATGATAAAAGAATGGGAAAAGGAAAGAGTCTGTGTCCTCTGGTTTTTCCACAGCGTCCTTCAGAGTTTTTCAGTCAGCGTCTGATCAGTAAATAAATGCTCAGTGATTGGATGTCCACTCATGCCTTCTATAAACGCAGATTTAGACAGACCAGATGATGGTTTGGTTACTTTGCGGGCCCTGGTTGACTGTTCTGTATTCCTGAAGTCCCGTCCCTTCATTAACCCTGGCAGACTCAGACCTGTACACCCCCTCCCCTTCCTTACATAACAAAGGTCTCAATCGGTCTAGCAGGGTTTCAGGAAAAGGGGGAGGAGGTCCTTCTGACTTGACTTGTATGGTTTCAGACATTTTGCTCGGGAGACCTTTTGTTCCGTTTGAGGATCGAGTCCTCGCAGATCTCAGGAGTCAAGTTTTCTCACcaaaccagatttttttttggccGTGTTTTTGTTGGTCATCACCACAAATGTCCCAAAATCCAATTTATCGACACAGGTGTCAGTTATTCCAAACAACGCTGGATCATTAGTCGTCTTCGTCCCAGCAGATGTTGAAGGAAACGTCCTGAAAGAGTCTGAAGAAATCTGACAGAAGTGATGAATGATAAATGATTCGATCCTCCTCAGGGAGCGATCTGAAGACTCGTAGCTGGtttgcagttttctttcttAATGAAGGGGTCCTGTTtgtctgcttcctgtttttaagGCGTTTCATCAAAGCCATGGGTAAAGAATGGATATCATCTGTCTCAGGCGTCTCCACAGATCGTGGTGAGTCTCAGGATGTTTTCAACCCTAGCTGTGGTTTTTCTTTACAGGAGGGGGAGTTTGGTGGGGGTGTTCAGTGGATCTAGACAGGACTTGATAAGTCTTTCTGGGGTGTCCTGAACCAGGTTTTCTGGCCTTAGGAGGTCTTGACCAGGTCGTAGACGTAGATGTGGAAGTCGTCGTCAAACTTAATGAAGTAGACGGAGGGTTTGGCCTCCACCTGGTGGATAACCATACCCGACCGCTTCCCGCCGTCCTCTTTGGCGTACTCGACCTGTTTGCCCACCAGACTGTCGACCACCTCGCCAGGCTCCCGCTCCGCCGTTACACTGTCgtctacagagagagagagacgaggggGAAACGCTCAGATTTTGTTCTATCCTCATGAATTCTAACGTCCTTTTCCagaatcttaaaaaaaaaaaacctgggcACATTAGGTAtatgtattattttcattatttgttaatctgcagattattttcttgattaatcaattcattgttttgtcaataaaacatcagaaaatactgaaaaatgtccACAACAACAACGCAAGACAACAAccttaaatgtcttgttttgttcgaCCGTCAGTTTACTGAACTGTGAGGCTAAGAAAAGCTTCAAACGTTCAgaatttttgcttgaaaatattctaaatgattatttaattatcaaaacagctgctgattaaCTGTCAGTCAATTgtctaatcaattaatcaactaatgtTTTCAGTCTAATGTTAAACAAATATGAGAAACCAACCGAACAAAACTGTGTCTATAGCTCTGATTGGTTATGTCCTCTCTGATCAGTAGAGAGTTGACTGTGAGTCAGAAGAAGTTGCTGATAAATGTGTCTTATTGCTCATTCACTCTGATGTTGGTTCCTTCTTCACTTCTGTAGAGTCGTTCTAACAAGTCTGGACCTGGGACCTGTGATGTTGTGGTTTGTGGTTGACACCTTAAAAACCCAACTCCAAGACACCTCAGATAAGCTGATCCTGGATCTTTAAGGCCTGTACTGATTTTCTTCTCGTCATCAAATCGAGTATAAATCTATGTTAAAACACTCACTGGAGTCGGGCATGATGCGGAGGTCTCCCTCCTTGTAGTCATCCAGCAGCTGGTACATGTAGAGAACCGGGTCTTTCTCGTATGTGATGTAGAACCAGGAGGTCATGATCGGAGCTCGGGCCAGAACCAtccccctccactcctccttcGGCCCGTCCTCCGTCTCAAACATGTGCTCCACTGCTTTGCCGATCATCGTCTCCGCCAGCAATGAGTCGCTCACACGGGCTGGAGCTGGACCAATCACAGACAAGAGACAGGGAGTTTATTTATCATTAGAGTTTCTTCTTCAACTATTAGTTAGTAGACTAGAAGTTAGTATTTTAGCAATACTGGTTCCCTCaacccaaagtcagtgtgttcctggttaaatgtctgaaataaggtctgtggttttaacacaagctcaagacattttcaggttttattctccgacataaaatgggtcagtaaatcccccactcctgatgtttgaagcttttacgtgtcttaaaaaaggcggttgctaacgagtgtctaaatgagactacagaggttgtcggggacgttaacatgaaaacccatctactcaccagtccacctttacagcctcgttgtgtttctactcacgctctttcaaactctcactaactttctaagaagaaaggcttttgtagaagagctcagagctaaatgaaatgaccagttggaagcttagtggtggagacgttgacgtcatgtgaccgtggtgtagttggtttatagcctaacattagcttcttacttcaaacatcagaacagtggtgttcatctgtgaagatgatctgatcaactaaacctgaaggatcagaaactttagctgctcaaagtttattttctggaataatccaaaatactatgaaaaaatcccattggctttctgtggaggaaccaggctgatgctaacttcaggttggactacagaaacacatcatccctgcaggaCTCTGTTGGGCGTGCTGATAAAAGTGAGACCAGTGCTGCTATGGTTTAACGTTAAGTGCTGTTATACCCCACTTTTCCAGCCCACATAAGTCAAAAATTAATTTTAGAGTTGTATGTGTTCGCTGTTTGTTgctaaaatcaacagaaaacagtgaatcaGTCAGAGCTGAGGTGTGTTGGGCTGCAGTTCCTCTTATGACCACTAGATGATGCTGTGTCCAGACTCGTGTGTCCTTCCTCACCCACTCTGTCGGGCAGCACCTCCAGCCCCACCACCCGCTCGTCGCTGTACAGCTCCAGGCCGTAGATGCAGTCGAAGCCGTCGTATTTGATCAGGTAGAGGGAGGGGTTGACGGGGACCTGGTCCAGGACCGTTCCCTTCCACTGAGACGACTtacctgagaggaggaggaggaagcagagagatgATGACGATCAGATTAATCAGctacacaggagagaaaaagctggtttctttttttaaaatgtcaaacatgtgACTTACTGCCCTCCTTCCAGATGTGCTGGATCCTGCAGCCCACTATGTTCCTTCTGGGCTGAGCCAGAGTCTTACTGGGACCAACACTGGTCCTCTGTTTCCTgcagggggagagggaggaaaacgAGAGAGACCTAGGTAAACACGAGTTTgtgcaggagagggaggaggctaATACCCGGAGATGACTGCGTCTGAACAGATATCTGACTTACTTGTGCGAgttctttttcttcatcatgTTTGCAGACACACCTGAAtgtcctgaaacacacaaacacacacattcagcatcTCTGCCACCACATCACACTGATAGAGTAGGCGGTGTGTTCAGGGACACTCTCACATCTGAGGTCAGTGAGTCAAAACAACCAAATTCACACAGTGGTTTATCAGCGTCTGTCAGATGTTGAATGTGCTTTAatctaaatttatttttaattatctCCTAAATGTTCCTCCTGGATCATTTAATGTGGCCACGGGTTCCTGTTCTGACCATCACTTTGAATTATTTACACTGTGCTTCTAATGAATCAGGTTTTTCTGTCGGTTTGGTGACgtactacaatacccatgagcctcagctgctgttgctgtggatAGAGGTGTGAATCTGTTTCTTTAGGTTTCTACAAAGTGTAATCTTTAGTTTTTGGTGAAGGTGAAGCTCTGTGATTGGATGTTTGTTGGTGAAATGCACCTTGGGAGTCGTAGTTCAGTTTTAATTCACgctcatttgtttctgtctgaaactGTGTGCGTCTCAGTGTTTGATGCGTTCAGGGACTCACCCCCGTCTGCTCGGGGCCGCGGGGCCGCTGGGCTCTTGAATGGGGTCTTCATTCATCCACCTGTAGGGGGCAGCCAGCCAGGCCGCCGGGTCCAGGCTAAAGGCTGGGAGTCCGGCTGTGTGACACCAGGGCCGgcgtcactgtgtgtgtgtctgtgtgtgtgtgtgggagagacaCGGGGggtgaggatggagggagggggcaggggggaggaggaggaggaggaggaagaggaggaggagggtagggaaaggagggaggaggaggtgggagagaAGGAGCACCAGGGATTAGGCCGGGCCCTGGACAGGCTGCATACAGGCTGGGTACAGACTAACACCTGGAGACTGAGGTGACGTCACAGCCGATGGACTCGATGAGGAGATGGTGAGTTCAGCCTgtgggggggggaggggggtttgagcatcatcattttaaaagactgaattaaaacaaagaaaaactgaaactgacaccAGTTACAAAAAGCTGAGGACTGATTTTCTCTCAGTCACAACATGAATTCTTCTCGTTTCACTAAGTCTTAAGCTGCTTCTGTTTTGCAGCCGTTTGTGTTCAGGCTCTGAATCAGTTAATTTTTGGGTTTTTAACACTTGgtttattttcatcagtgtgaACAGAGCCTGAATCGAGCGTTACTCTGTGAcctgaggtcagtgtgtgaacacAGTTCATCATGTCTGTGGTAAAGAACAGACTCAGGCTGCTGAAGCTGAGTTTTATCTGACTGATAACGACTTTACTTCCTCTGAACTCAGTCGGCTCCAGTTTCTCTCACTGAAtctctgacaggaaacactgcGACTGTTGCTCCTCTGGAGTTTAACTCATTGTTCCACACATAACCACAggtcaggggtcaaaggtcaagtcCTCCATCCTGCTGCATGGTTACAGTCTATTTAACTGAGCAGCAGCAAAGGACGAATGTAAAATCTGAGAAATAACGGCTGAAtccaccaaaataaaagtcttttttttaatggttcCTTATGAGTTTTATTGTGACATGTACTGAACGAGATATTTTAAGATTAAGTTTATTTATTGAAAACATTACTGATGCACTGACATGTAGTTTTCAAGGTGGACCTGGactattttatatatatgtatgtttatttaaGTTAATCTTCAACAGTGCATCATTATGTTTTATAAATGTGTGATATGTGTTTTtcataaaatcttaatttgcaAAGTAACTCCTTTCAAAGTTAAAGCTCTGATTACACTCTATCCCCGTCACTCATGCTCTTAATTTGTTGCCAGGTACAGTCTCCTGTTCCTGGTCACATGTTTGAGTCAGGAGCACAGGTGTGAAGAGGGGGTGTGGCCAGGGAGAAATGTTTGGAGCAggtgaaacaaagacagaagatctgagaaataaaatgagGACTCATTCACGTCAAGGATGTTGGATCCAGAGAGAGGAGATCCAGGAGCAGAGACCAGGTCTAGACCAGAGTATGAACCCCCAGTTCAGCTTCTGgtgagtttgttttcttcttttttcttgcaGTGCACTGTTGTTACTGGATTgaattttttctttcagatgagaactaaaagacatttttctgtatttgtaaattacattttggaCTCTGTGGGTCGTTTATTTTTGAGTTGGTTTAACATTAAACAGTCGAGTGAACCAGAGGCCAAACACTTTCAGCCGACATCTCTCTGACTGCTTCAGGTCACGTTATTGTCACTTTTTCTAACCTTATATCTGTAACCTTTAATCAGCTGAGCTAAcgtcagcagcagaaactctgGGTTCAACATGAAACTGTTCTATTCAGggtttttactggttttaaccATCAGGTCCTTTAGAAAACCTCCTGAATGACTGATACTGAAGGAATATGGAACTACAAATAAAATGCCATCAGTTGTTTGACAATGGAGACGACAACTCCCGCAATCCCACAACGTCGTCATCAATCTACGACAAACTAAATGGACTGGAGAGAGCACTGCTGGAAAAATATTATAAGGTACTTCAACACCAAGGTTATATTGGTAAAGCATCCAAAAATCTCAAATCCCCATGAACTTGGAGAATGGACCATGctgtctttttaaaacaaaggaaGAATATTAAGCTGCTCCAGACAGCATAAAATCAAAGCACAAGCACAAACCCAGTAAAAGCTGCTGTCCTGGTGTctgaaacatcactgtatattttctttcttaccATAAACTTAATAGAAATCCTTTGTTTCCAGCGTTTCATTATGACTGCGACTCTTTTTAACAACATCACCAAATGaatcacttcctctctctctctgaggctcAATAAAATCTATAAAAACTGATATTTCCTCATTAGAAAAGGTCACCGCCAGGTACGAAACAGACCATGTGAATAATAACTCTGTTCTCACTGATTTGgtttcagagcagaaaacatcGAAATGTCAGTAAAAATCAGGATAAACTTTAATCCAACAGGCAGCGGAGGGAAAATCCCCCGATAACCAGAGAAATATTCTGTCTTTACAAGGTCACAGACGCTGgcagcaacaaaacacagagacgGAGCCGGGGCTGCTGGGAAACGGGATGATTTCCCCCCTGAAACTCTCCTGATGTTTACAGCTTTATTGTGATAAAACAAGAGATAAACAAAGAGGAGTTCTGCAGAGCTGCAAGTagcacaacaacaaccacaactgcaacacaaaccacagacctcctgctgctgctgctgcacgaGCTGCAGTAACTCTACACTACACCAGGATCAGATCCACATCAGACCTGGATCAGCAAGACCCAGACCAGAGACACAGCAGGAGGCTCACACCTGACTAACTGTGTCTATACAGAGCGCTAACACTGGGCTGGTTCCATTTTAATTCTGAGGCTACATCCAAGCTAATACGGTCTAGTTTTAAGACCCACCTCTGTTGCTATGGTGACGCCTGGCGTTCAAGCTACACCAAAGTTCTTGAGCCCCTAAAACCAAGACTTTTGGAAACGCAGTGGGACCAGTTTTATGGTGCGTTCCATTTATGTCGGAAGTCTGAACTGGGAGTGACGTCACCTCCGAGTTGACCACGTTCCAGGTGCAAattcagaaaaacatggacgctcacaggaaAGCCTTTGCTGTTGAGTATCTAATATGTATATGGAGGATAGTAATATGGAGGATTAAAGGCacaaaacatctttgttttccaGCGTATTT is from Lates calcarifer isolate ASB-BC8 linkage group LG13, TLL_Latcal_v3, whole genome shotgun sequence and encodes:
- the spinb gene encoding spindlin b; its protein translation is MKTPFKSPAAPRPRADGGHSGVSANMMKKKNSHKKQRTSVGPSKTLAQPRRNIVGCRIQHIWKEGSKSSQWKGTVLDQVPVNPSLYLIKYDGFDCIYGLELYSDERVVGLEVLPDRVAPARVSDSLLAETMIGKAVEHMFETEDGPKEEWRGMVLARAPIMTSWFYITYEKDPVLYMYQLLDDYKEGDLRIMPDSNDSVTAEREPGEVVDSLVGKQVEYAKEDGGKRSGMVIHQVEAKPSVYFIKFDDDFHIYVYDLVKTS